In Camelus bactrianus isolate YW-2024 breed Bactrian camel chromosome 5, ASM4877302v1, whole genome shotgun sequence, the DNA window AGTGCAATGAGCCCCAAAGGACTAGCCCAACTAGTCTAAGGGACGATTATTTTCCCTCAATAGCCCTTGCAATGAATAAGTTCATGTGCCCTTGGCAGCGCCGTaagtggggtgggagagggattCGAAGGCCGGGCCCTGGAAGGATCCCAGAGGCTGTCGCGACGGCCGTGACCGCTCGGGGCAGGCGCAGTACAGAATCCTGAAGTGTGGGGACCGCTGTTTAGTTAGACGCCTGCGGGCTGTTTTGCTCGAGGGCGGAGCCCACACCGGTCCTCGAGTCCCCTCGACGCACGAATTCCCCAGTGTGCGTGCTTGGCACAGAGCCCACTCGTCAGCTGGCTTAGGCGGCAGACACCGGGGCTGGTGGTGTGCGACGGGTACACCTCTCCAAAGACTCGGGGAGCCCGGAGCTGTGCAAAGGGGGTGGACGTAGTAGAGGACGGGACGACCCAGGTGCGCGGATCCTGACCTCACGCCCTCATCGCTCATCGTGGGGCTTCCGCTGACTTGGGCTAGGGCAGTTCTTGGTGGCATATTATAAGGGGCGGGAGGTGGGCATCTCCAAGGGCACTGTGTAGAGCACCGCCCCGGGCGAGCACAGCCCAGCACCCggccttcccttccccctcctggCAGCCGTCGCGTGCGCCGCCCaccacctcctcttccctccccctccttccgaGCAGCCGCGGGGAGGGGTGAGGACTGGGGGCTGGGCGGGCTGCTTTGCCGCGCTTTGGCTTTCTGCGTCAGCAGCCCCGGCAAAACAGCAGCGGGAGCGCGCCCCCGGAGCGCGAGCGCGCGCCCCTCCCCCGCGGCGTTGGTGCCGCCGAGACCCGGCAAACTCAGGCCCTGAATGACAGTGCGAACGGCGGCTGCGCAGCGCGGGACGCACCAAGGCACTGCCGCTTTAAGCACGCTTGCCCATTGTTCGGAATCGAGCCAATGAGCGAGCGCCCGCTCCCTGCTCTCAGCCAATAGCATTCGGGCAAGGGAGGCTGAGCGCCGCCCACTAATCTATATTAAAGGTTCTGGCGCCGCGTGAGTTCCCCACTGGCTGCTCTGAAAAGCCATCTTTGCATTGTTCCTGTGTCCGGCTCTCCGCTCGCCGCAGCCACCTCCGCCGCGCGtctcctccgccgccgccgccgcggacTCCGGCAGCTTTATCGCCAGAGTCCTCGAACTCTCGCTTTCTTTTTAATCCGCTGCATCGGATCACCGGCGTGCCCATCATGTCAGACGCGGCCGTGGACACCAGCTCCGAGATCACCACCAAGGTGAGGGTAGACGCCGCCCGCCCCTTCGGGGTCCGTGCGCTGCCACCGCCGAAACAGTGTTTGGCGCGCGGCACCCGGGTGCCCCGAGTTCTCTGTTGCTCTCTTCCGCGGGGAGCCCATCAGCCCCCGGCCTAGGTCCCCAGGCAGCCCATTCTTTGTGtgcggggggggggcgggaagAGCCGCGGGAAAACGTGAAGCCGTGGAGGAGTGGGCTGGGGGCCCTCGGGGACCCGGGTAGGGGAGCGGGAGCGGAGGCTGAGCGGCTCGAAGAGAGGCTGCTCCACAGCTCCCGAAACTTGTTTGTACTCGTCTAAGTGGCGGCGGGAGGAGAGGGGCCGGGCTGGGGGTCGTCGGCCCGCGAGGCTCACGGAAATAACTTTGAAACTCGAGCGCGTTTAGAATCGGAAGTGTTGGGGGGGAGCGCGCGTGCGGGCGTGGGTCGGCTGCCGGCAGTGGCGGCTCCGCGGCGAGCTCCCGCCGGCGGCGCTGCTCTTTGTTCGGCGCCGGGCCGCTCCATTTCGCGCCTTGTAGTGGGTCCGAGGAAGCTTATCTGGAGTAAGCTATGATAAGGCTGAGTGGGGCGGCGGGCCGCGACGTCGGTTGTGTCCGCAGAGGTGTGAACTCTCCTCCGCCCTGGGCGCCCTCGGGGAGGCGGAGGTGGGCATCCTGGCGGGGAGTGTGTCGGGAGCAGCCGCCCAGCTTCAATAATTCACCAGCGGTGCCGGGCTTGGCTGAGGAGGAGGCGAGCCCACGCGCCGGAGGGGAGGAAACGGAAAGTGAAGGAGCGGCGCGCTGGGGCGATGATGGGCGCCCCCCGCGGCTGCCCAGGGGCACCGAATGTGCGGCATCTCCGGGGACTACGCGGGGGAACAAAAACCTGCGGCTGCAGTTGGCTCGTTGCGGGGTCGAGCGGGTCTCCAGGGGTTGTTGGGGCCCGGTGCTGCGGATTCATTACCCTCGGTTTTGAGGTTCTGCGCCTTTGGCGCAGCTCTGCTACTGCGCGCCGCGTCGGTCCCGCTGCCTGCCCTGGGGAGTGTCTGCCATCGGCGGGAACTGGGCGCTTTAAAGCAGGGTCGCTTTTTTATCCTTCTGCCTTGGTCCGCACCGCATTCCTGTCCCTGCGGGGATGGGGGCGAGTCACCTTGGCGTCTCCTTAACTCCTGTGGCCCTGGCGTCACCTTTGGTTCTTTCCCAGGGGCGACTCCCCGGAGGAGAGAAGCTTGGGACCCGGATCTCCGCAGGGGCTCCCTCCAGCTTTTTCTGGGCCCTGCCCGGGAACTAGTTTGGAGGGGAGGGTCGGCCCTCCCCAGTGCGGTGGTTCGATTTCCTCCAACATGATTTCCCGCTCGGAGCAATAAACAGTCCTCTGGAGTGTGTCTCCGACGGCTTCAGGCTTCGGGACTGAAAAAGCCCCGCGGACTAAGGGGTGGCCTCTCGCGGGACTTTGCCCGCCAAATGCAGAGACGTACTCCCGCGTATCTAGGCCTGTGCGCGGAGGCAGCAGGGACGTCCAGAGGCCCGGAGAGACTGGCAAGCAACTCGCGCGCGCTCGGTGGTGCGAGTACAACCTGCGGACTCCGGGTCTCCAGGGTCAGGGGCGCATTCGGCAGCCACGGGCCACGTGCTCCGCGCGCGCAGTGCGTGCGGAGGCCCGCGCGCAAAGCCCGCCGGGCGGGGGTGCGCGCCTGCGCGCCTCGACCTCCCCGCCCCCACAGCTCCCCGGGGCTTCGGCCGCCAGGGGGCGGGAGCGGGCGGCGCCGGGGTCCGCGGTGGGCCGGATGGGGAGGACTGGCCCGGCAGGTGCCCCGGCTGAGCGATCTCCCGCACCCGGGCCTCTCGACGCCTGTTTTTGTTGGTGGCAGAGTGCCGCGCCGGATGGAAAAAGTTATGGGGCTTCGGGGTTCCCATGGCGGCACTGCTTTCCGGAACTCGGGCCGTGTCCGCCTGGCGAGGCGCTAGAGAGGTTGGGAGGGAAACCGGGCGCTCTGGGTGGCGCACCTTTGGGACGAGAAAGGCCTCGGGCCCAGGAGAGCGTCGCCTGAGCTCGCGCCCATTTCTAGGGAATGGTTGGCTATCTCCTGGGACCGCTGTAGGGTATGGGGGAACTGGTGTGATTCGGGTTCCTTCAGAAAACCTGCGCTTGCCAGGTCCTAGGGTACCGTGGGCCTGGAACTTGAGTTTGGCTGCGGGGCCTCGGCTAATGAGGCGGCCTCCCCAGTTTTGCCTGTTAGCTCCCTCCCATTCCCTTCCCGGGATGGTCCGCCCACGGGAGTCCTCCCGCAGTGTCAGGGCCCTCCCCTCTTACCTTATTTATGGCGCATACCTGCTGTTTTCCAAGAAGGATTTGTGAGAGGCGGAGCTCCCTCTGGTTGGAAACAAATCTGTAATGAGTGTGTGAGTTAAGTGTTCCGGGCTCGTCTGCCCGGCCAGACGGGTTTCGGGCTGTGGTGCCACATGGCTCCTTTCCTAAGAAGCATGAGTATGGGGCCGGTGGGAATAGCCGTAGTGGGCCTCCCTTTTTAAGTGTGTTTTTAAGGGTTGAAAAGTAGGATAAAATGCTGACCACAAAGACACTAAGTATCCTGTGTAACTTAGGCTTCTTAAGTTTGGACATCCAGATCAACACTGCGTCATTCCTACGTGTAGGCCTGGGAGCCTCTGCCAGCCCTGGGTTGCTCAAAAAACTTACTAGTTCCCTCTTCCTTTTTGAAGGActtaaaagagaagaaggaagttgTGGAGGAGGCGGAGAATGGGAGAGAG includes these proteins:
- the PTMA gene encoding prothymosin alpha isoform X1, which codes for MQRRTPAYLGLCAEAAGTSRGPERLASNSRALGGASTTCGLRVSRVRGAFGSHGPRAPRAQCVRRPARKARRAGVRACAPRPPRPHSSPGLRPPGGGSGRRRGPRWAGWGGLARQVPRLSDLPHPGLSTPVFVGGRVPRRMEKDLKEKKEVVEEAENGREAPANGNAENEENGEQEADNEVDEEEEEGGEEEEEEEEGDGEEEDGDEDEEAEAATGKRAAEDDEDDDVDTKKQKTDEDD
- the PTMA gene encoding prothymosin alpha isoform X2; translated protein: MQRRTPAYLGLCAEAAGTSRGPERLASNSRALGGASTTCGLRVSRVRGAFGSHGPRAPRAQCVRRPARKARRAGVRACAPRPPRPHSSPGLRPPGGGSGRRRGPRWAGWGGLARQVPRLSDLPHPGLSTPVFVGGRVPRRMEKDLKEKKEVVEEAENGREAPANGNANEENGEQEADNEVDEEEEEGGEEEEEEEEGDGEEEDGDEDEEAEAATGKRAAEDDEDDDVDTKKQKTDEDD